A segment of the Bactrocera neohumeralis isolate Rockhampton chromosome 3, APGP_CSIRO_Bneo_wtdbg2-racon-allhic-juicebox.fasta_v2, whole genome shotgun sequence genome:
TAcatgtaaattttttgataagagTGCAGAAGCGAACAGAGAAATGACGTATCGAAGACAGCTATGCTTACAGTATGAAGACCATTCTATTCGAATACCATCCGTCAGGCTTGCACTTGTTTCTTTCTCaaagagaacgtataatatgcTTATGGTGTATTTTCTTTGGTGTCCTTCTTTGACGTGTGTTCAAACAATACTAAGTCAAGTAATCACAAAAATTTCTGAGACGATTTtctagccaaaaaaaaaaaaatttaacagctTATAACGTTTCTAGATCTTATAGATGTAAAAGTAAACACAAATTGAAAATACTTTAGAACAATTTGATTTCGTTAACCGATTATATTACGGTCATTACTGATGTTCTATGAGATTAGGTTCAgttgatttttaatatatacatatatctatatatatatatatatatatactttaattgGTTTTATTTGGTTTCTCAAAAAGTCTTAATAGCTTTTCGATGTCGCTTCTAGTGTGTATCGAAACTTGAAGAATCTTTTAATAGATCGGAAGAAGTGAAAATGTTTAAGATAATTTCGTGCCTTGCATTCACCTTGTTGTTGCTAGTACAGGTTTGCAAAATATGCCtaaaatgtatgtttgtttatggTAAATTAAATTCTCTGTAATACTTATACAATGTTATCGtgttaaaatttatgaactgtaacaagaaaatattgccaaatatgagcgcgaacTACTTGTATCTAGCtgtttatttacaacaacagcaacagcttaAGTCGGTGCATCTCAGTAGGAGTAttataatggataaaaatatgtcTTGTGGAAACGTTTCTAATGCGGAAAAAGGCTTACAGTTATTCAATTTCATCAAAAACCCAAGCCTACGAGTCGTACAAATCCTTCAAAGACCAAAGACCTCGACATTCCCCGCGAGTCCGTTGGAATGATTTGGGGGATGTTTTGAGAATGATAAACAGGTctttttggacatgcttgatcgtgcgaattccgatcccacattcatgaaaAACATTACAACTGCTGATGAGACATGAGTTCATGAGTTTGTCATGCAAACCAGTCAACAATTATCGGAATGGAGGAGAAAAActacgccaaagccgctcaaaaatcaaagtaatgTTATTTGTTTATTCGATATTCGTGGATTCgtatattataaatttgttccggaggtACAGGTTAGCAGTTTTTGTTGCGTATTGAGGTATTTGCGTAAGAGCATTCGTCGATAATGGCCGGAATTGTTGAAAAACACTTCCCGAATTTTACACGATGTGATTGAATTTAacgccaaaaacgcaatgaatactatCGATCAACCATCGTATTCACTTGATTTGGCTCCATGTGATAGAACCCGTTTTTTGTCGATCgggaagataaaaaaaaattcaaggagctgaaggccatcccaaaaagtgcttatgaaaagtgtttcgagcaCAGGAAAAATCGTTACGTTTGTCCTTAGTGAAACAATGCAGCACTCATCACGTCGACAGCTTTATTATACCCAATATTTCATGcaaagtatcgggtgatttttttgaggttaggattttcatgcattagtatttgacagatcacgtgggatttcagacatggtgtcaaagagaaagatgctcagtatgctttgacatttcatcatgaatagacttactaacgaccaacgcttgcaaatcattgaattttattaccaaaatcagtgttcggttcgaaatgtgtttcgcgctttacgtccgatttatggtctacataatcacttggtcgattaatgcgattgtgaccaagtttcgcactcagtttactttattggacattaaaccaaccacacgaatgcgtacagtgcgtacagaagagaatattgcgtctgtttccgagagtgtggctgaagaccgtgaaatgtcgattcgtcgccgttcgcagcaattgggtttgtgttattcgaccacatggaagattttacgcaaagatcttggtgtaaaaccgtataaaatacagctcgtgcaagaactgaagccgaacgatctgccacaacgtcgaattttcagtgaattttttgttcagcgatgaggctcagagaaatggacccgtaagttggccaccaagatcatgcgatttaacgcctttagactattttttgtggggctacgtaaagtctaaagtctacagaaataagccagcaactattccagctttggaagacaacatttccgaagaaattctggctattccggccgaaatgctcgaaaaagttgcccaaaattggactttccgaatggaccacctaagacgcagccgcggtcaacatttaaatgaaattatcttcaaaaagtaaatgtcatgaaccaatctaacgtttcaaataaagaaccgatgagattttgcaaattttatgcgttttttttaaaaaaaagttatcaagctcttaaaaaatcacccgatatatccCTAACGATCTCGTGAGGTGCTTCAGCTTTTCTGTGCGCCTTCGAAAGGCTTTGTGTCAATAAGAATCTATGGAATTTGTCTCGTTACCTTTTGTGTTAGCTGGTAGGGACAGCTGGGCCACCAATGAAACTTGTgaaatttacggagacgatgcagTGTCAGTTCGTGCAGCACAATAGTTCgatcgcttccgttctggaaatttccaaatttcgatttactttgatggaataatgtctctagcggggaaatagcaaaaagtggtcgaacaaaatggtacatatttgttaatttatttgtgagtataaatataagaaataagttgaaatttgattagaaatatgaaaTGACTTTTCCAATGAAATTGCTGTTCTAAGAAAAGAGATAGTgctccattaaattttattttcatatttaatattttcaatatagtCTTGCAACCTATTGCtacaaagtattatagttttgttttaattgcttTGATAATCGGGTTTGTTCTTTTTCGCTAATGAAAGGTACATCTTCTATAACCTTATTAAATTtggtgtaaatatgtacattagggtgtacCTTATttgaaaagtcgattttttagcAAACTGCCccgaagtttcagtttttgcgcTGAAAAGGGATCCAATGTTAACAAGGTCTTCCtttttaatatagaaaataaatgtctaattcatattttttcccatGTGTGTAACATTGAATTTtgcaaactcaaaaaattttattctggTACAACACTTCTCGCTCTATAAAAAAGCCATTTAAAGGATTTCCAGTTTTACAGCTTATTTAGCTTGAACGATCTTTTTACGGCAAAACCTGGGATTTGGGAGGTGTTTTTAGAAAACATATCATCTTGTGAAATAATGCACACCCTAGTGCTCTTATATAGATTCAAAATTGTTGCTTTAATTCTAAGTAAACGTAAGTGATAAGAACATAAGCAAGGTTCTCATACTTTTAGgcgagtatatataaatatactttttttcatgTATAAAATTTTGGCTCAAATCCAATGTACTGTTAAAGACTTTGAACTTCTCTTATTTTCGTGGTAGTGTATGCAAAAATATGTAGTTTTGTTTGCTAATCAAAGACTTTTAGGTCGTGCCTCGATTTCGCATATAAATACCTTGTGCATGCTTGCTAAGCATTCAGTGTGCAGCGGAACTTGAGAGATCGCTTTCAATAAAACGCAAAAAGGGAAAATGTTTAAACGCACTTCATATCTTGTAATCGTCTTACTCTTGCTAATACAGGTTTGCAAAATTAAcagaaaatgttgttgttattaaattaaattaaatattccaTGTTTTGTTTCAGCTCATTTCATGCTTACCGAGACCATCTTCCTCCGATGCAGTGGATTCCATTTTACCTGGAACAACAACGATAACTCCATCAGTAGGCAAAAATGCAGTACCAAGCGATCTCAACAGCTTTGAGGGGGCGCTCCGAAGAgtcttaataaatatttcaaactttgAGCTACAACGAACCAATCAAATAGCAAAAGATACGCTCGCTGATCCTTCTATGTATAGTATTGATAGTGAAGCCATGCAGAAGGAATTAAGTCTACTTAGAAAGTATGTGACAGACTCTAACGAAGCATTAAATAAGGTTCTGCCTGCCGACCAGCTTGGTACGAatacgtttttcttgtttataaatGATACAGGAAACATCATTGATCGTTTCCACAGATATCGTCATTTTGAGTACGTACCAATTACACCGGAAAAGCAGGTAATATGGGATGCTTTAAAAAAACATGGCTTTTTGAAAGGCGATGAAGAGCTGGATAAACGTTTAAACGAATACTTCCCCGACTTGGTAGACGACttcgaaaaatatgtgaaaacactCTCAGCTGCCGAAAAGGAGAAGGATAAAGATATGAAAGAGATGATGGCGGCATGGAGtgcatacaaaaataatgaGCTTAGTAAGGCTAATTTTGGGAAGACattgtttcaaataaattttgtgaataaaatatttgagcGGCTTAGAAGACCGtagaaatattgtttttcgAAACTAGCATTATTCAATATCGGTTctaactaaaaaaatgtattgattaaatataataaatgtacatatgtatattaaaagttaGCCTATGACTTGTTGACCTCTGTAAATTTCAGAGCGAAGTCTTGCTTtgcatttgaaataataattaaatgacAACCTTGCTTTTacgaaacaaaaaatgaaaaattcttaTCTGACGAGTAGTATGACGATATAGCGTTTAAAGTATTGtcattacatttaatttaattattgttgaTTAGCTGAATTCGCACAACATAAACTGTAGTATCTGTGTTTGCCCAGTGTCgtctcaaaaaattttacaccaaGGGGTGATCAGTCAtttgttgttaaaaataaattaataatttagaaaaatcgagATTGTAATTAAAAGTACTGTGAAGGTGATTTTATGAgattagattttttatttttcatgcaCTTCATGGCGTTAGGAGGAATGGGATTGGCTGAGCGATCGCGTCACAAACAATAAAATAGTCTTAACAATCTTTGCCTCAACTGGAATGCTATTTAAGTTTCATGACATGCTCTTTCACCAAGCCCATGCACTGTCTCGTTCAGCTTGTCCTACGACAGATCGATGGAACAAATAAATTAGACGGATGGTACTCCTAGTGATTATTCCCTGCGTCGAAggtttaaaaaatagttaactAAAATGAGGGGGTGAATATGGAAACAAACACttattttgaaagatcaaaTAGTGATATAAAGTATTGTTTCATTTGCCCTTGTTGTCCACAGTGAAAATATGCTCATCACGTCGACAGCTTTGTACCCAATATTCATGCAAAATATAACCCTAACGAGGTGGTAACGAGTGAGGTGCCTCAGGTCGTGTTCCTTCGGAAAGCTTTCTGTCAATACGTGTCCATAGATgtttgttatgttattttttttattggcttTTTTGGGTGCAGCTGGGCGTGGCCATAGCAACCCCATTGAAACTCGTTACATCAATTCCTTACTCTCGTTATCGAAAcagaaaatttagtattttctttataattttgattAGACAGAATCTACACTAAGGATGtgctattaaaaatatatgtactttgaaaactaaaaaaaaagtatcaagtGAAATTCCCGTATTTTAAGGGGTTAAATGGGTTTCCTCCGTTAAAAAACAACCTCTTTAATATTTGGTTTAAACGAAGCGACAATGAGAAGCATTAAAAGACATGGGAGTTCCATTCGACAATCAGTAACTTCTGGGTCAGCACTTAGTTAAAAAACAACTTCTTGTAGTCGAAATTCTactttggaaaaaattgaaatcatatatGGTGTTATGGATTGGATATTTacagagaaaaatatttctaccgatcggaaaattattaaaaactaaaaaacgaTACGGATGAACTAGCCAAAATAATTCAAGAGGGAAGATATACTtcagatcaaatatttaatgcatCTGGCTATAAAATGTTGGAGCCACTCTTAATCAACAAATCTCTTATGCCAAGAGCATTAAAAGGtaagaacattaaaaaaattccagtTCTTTTTATGGCGAATAGAGAGGCCTGCATAACGGCTAATCTGTATAAAGATGCgtttaataattgttttgttcCTGAAGTCCAGAAATATATGACACAAGAAGGCTTacagcgggattctgtaaccagtctctagtctctatttgagacattttgaggtaaagtctcaatttgtgactagttactattcactaaacagtctctagcgttagtctcaaaatgtTACCttaaatttgagacctgatagctagcaggtcacaaaactaaaatgaaCTCTTGTCtgtcattttgaatatactgaatagagatcatcatagatattaatcgattgtcgattgtaagcaactcaaacacaaaaaggttaaaaataaatcaatcaaagtgaacacatatttttatttttattggtaattatgttttttgactatgctatagaaaatttaatatttatgtattatcgacataatagattttgtgactgtcacttacagaatagaaaaatcgtctcaagtctcaaaaattgtctctaacttaaaaccccaaatttagagactttaaACTGTATcgcagtacagaatcgcacggttagaATTAAAAATACTATTGCTTGTTGATAATGCACCTAGCCACCCAGTGCTGGTATGTACATCCGAATGATCAACCGTTGGTTTTGTCGCCTAATACCACTTCTCTGATTCAGCTACTCGATCAGAGTATTATACAAGTAGCAACATTTAAACTTTACTACATCAAGCAAACGTTAAGATATATTTTAGATTCAGTGGATGAAAACAATTTGAATGTTATGGAAGCAtggaaaaagtttaatattttggatTGCATTACACATGTTTCTTTTGCCATCCAACAGTTGCGGCAATCAACCTTGTTGGAAAACATTTTACCAGCTTTCGTTCAAAGTACTATTTCAGTGGTGCAAAGATCAGAAATTTGTTCTGAAGTTAAAGGTCTATCAAATAATATACATGGCGATGGGTTTAACATCGATGAATTAATGCAAGAAGGTCCTATTGGTGATGACGACTGAATTGAAATTATGACAATCAATGAGAATAAAGATGTCGAAATCGACGAAGACGAAGGTGAAGCTCAGACTTCAACGGCTGATTTAATCTGTGAGAGCTTGAAATTCGTTACAAGTGTGGGATAACATATTGTTGCTCATGATCCCGACATGGAGCGTGTGTTAAAATTCCAAACTTTGTTGCTGGTTATCAAGAATTATCTAAACAACTGGAGAAACAAAAAGGCAACTTCCTTTAACAGCCTTTAAAGCAAAAGAAACCTATAGTGGCCGCTAATAATGAAGGTAATTATACATTAGAACAAAACCCAACATATCTTCTGACGACAGTGCTACTTCTAAGCAAGTACATATTAAACGTACAGGTATGTACATGTAGCGATTAGCATCTCTCTAAATTCTTAACTATTTCTATATTGTAGCTACTTAACTACTTTCATCTGGTAACACTATATTCagcaaactaaaatatttaatccCGTTACAATATTGATCAGCTCATATTACCTTCTCTAATTCGTCCTATTCCCATAGATTACTTGaaacgagactctttggttcgagagagagctgtcaaaactcgcattttttataacatttgccaatgatgccactgctgaaaaatattaaaatgggtatttaataaattatacaaaacactaaattaaacactttgaaaatgcatacgtatataaatgctaaaatgcaaaatcattaagtaatttacataaacatttattttgccaaaatatgttcgcacagttcaatgaaatttcatttcacactaatttcgtaaagtaattatagcgctcctcttctggcatcccgcctttttcactaactgctggttgacggcaccttgattgtgttttgttgccagctcagaaaacagatcagggtGCCTTgccagctgacaagcgagagagcaagaaaagagattctgatcaag
Coding sequences within it:
- the LOC126751984 gene encoding uncharacterized protein LOC126751984 isoform X3, whose translation is MFKRTSYLVIVLLLLIQLISCLPRPSSSDAVDSILPGTTTITPSVGKNAVPSDLNSFEGALRRVLINISNFELQRTNQIAKDTLADPSMYSIDSEAMQKELSLLRKYVTDSNEALNKVLPADQLGTNTFFLFINDTGNIIDRFHRYRHFEYVPITPEKQVIWDALKKHGFLKGDEELDKRLNEYFPDLVDDFEKYVKTLSAAEKEKDKDMKEMMAAWSAYKNNELSKANFGKTLFQINFVNKIFERLRRP